A DNA window from Melanotaenia boesemani isolate fMelBoe1 chromosome 6, fMelBoe1.pri, whole genome shotgun sequence contains the following coding sequences:
- the LOC121642111 gene encoding clathrin coat assembly protein AP180-like has protein sequence LLPNLHGFLLSGVLPLACVGKLDLPAVSRGPSPLPEPAPAGDIVTDTFSSPAPTPTPAPVPEASSPSKAEPEPVIDLLDSFSGPVEEKQISAPGGPGDDLLGGLSPTLAPALAPAPASAPVQNDLLETGFDALSSLPSPTPPVPAAVSAVPIVPAAASATEPASTTPAPSGGFDASMFDGLGDLLMPAITPQSTGGSTAGSTAGSMGTPVGAGGITAAPPATPPPTKTIGGDLDSSLANLVGDLGMKKKDPQSEKKLTGGANWMPQVAPTSWATPGAPMAGAAPGAPGAPGAAPTGAAMVPPMSTQTGFGMAPAGGPGAPMMQPMMGQPMMGQPMMRPPFTGAAPAAAAPGAPLSPGPASQSPKKPKDPLADLDLKDFI, from the exons TTGCTCCCCAACCTCCACggttttcttctttctggtGTTCTGCCTCTTGCTTGCGTTGGTAAATTAGACCTTCCTGCTGTTTCACGCGGGCCCTCTCCTTTGCCCGAGCCGGCTCCGGCTGGAGACATTGTGACGG ATACATTTTCATCTCCAGCTCCTACTCCTACCCCTGCTCCTGTCCCAGAAGCTTCTTCTCCATCAAAAGCAGAGCCTGAGCCGGTCATTGACCTGTTGG ACTCCTTCAGTGGTCCTGTGGAGGAGAAACAGATATCTGCTCCTGGAGGGCCCGGAGATGACCTGCTGGGAG GCCTGTCCCCCACTCTGGCTCCAGCCCTggctccagctccagcctcaGCCCCAGTACAGAACGACCTCCTGGAGACAGGCTTTGATGCCCTGAGCTCGCTTCCCTCTCCCACGCCACCAGTACCTGCTGCAGTCTCAGCAGTACCAATAGTGCCAGCTGCAGCATCAGCAACAGAACCTGCATCCACCACACCAGCACCCTCTGGTGGATTTGATGCCTCAA TGTTTGATGGATTAGGCGACTTGCTGATGCCCGCCATAACGCCTCAGAGCACCGGGGGCAGCACTGCTGGAAGCACAGCAGGCAGCATGGGAACTCCCGTCGGAGCTGGAGGGATAACAGCCGCTCCCCCCGCCACCCCACCTCCCACCAAAACTATCGGAGGAGATCTGGACTCATCGCTTGCCAACCTGGTTGGAG ATCTTGGAATGAAGAAAAA GGACCCACAAAGTGAGAAGAAGCTGACAGGAGGTGCTAACTGGATGCCACAGGTAGCTCCCACAAGCTGGGCAACTCCGGGAGCTCCCATG GCTGGTGCTGCACCTGGAGCTCCTGGAGCACCAGGAGCAGCTCCAACTGGTGCAGCTATGGTGCCACCGATGAGCACACAGACTGGCTTTGGCATG GCTCCTGCAGGAGGTCCTGGAGCTCCAATGATGCAACCCATGATGGGGCAGCCTATGATGGGGCAGCCCATGATGAGACCTCCTTTCACAGGAGCTgcacctgcagcagctgcaccCGGAGCACCG CTTTCTCCAGGACCTGCAAGCCAGAGCCCTAAGAAGCCCAAGGACCCTCTAGCAGACCTCGATCTCAAGGACTTCATATAA